One part of the Chloroflexota bacterium genome encodes these proteins:
- the argS gene encoding arginine--tRNA ligase → MHVRDLVAARVTEALNKAQTDQALPTVPAPGSIVERPQNPEHGDFASSAPLKLARTMRMAPMDIAQALADCIAIDREIATVEIAPPGFINFTLSPEWLQQQVETILKAGESFGSTDAGAGKRVQVEFVSVNPTGPVHVGHARGAVIGSVLASSLAAAGYEVSREYYLNDAGSQIDLFHQSLFARYAQTLGRDVELPASGYQGDYMTEFGADLAQAHGDAFLQMPEDEGVRAVGVIGIERMIKNIRDDLAALRVEFDVWFSEQSLFEASDYDTAMLMLREGGHVTEREGATWFVSTALGEDKDNVLIRSNGLPTYFASDAAYHYNKFVVRSFDLVTDIWGADHQGHVNRVKAVVGALGVDPDRLNIIIGQMVALKRGGESVRASKRTGDIITLRELVDEVGPDACRYFFLSRSAEAQMEFDLELATKESQENPVYYLQYAHARIAGILRNARERGLDFAEGDVHLLREPEELALVRQLLLLPEIIETIAETMEPHRLPHYTLELATAFHWFYDQCRVISDDESLTKARLKLVEASRIGLARCLSLMGMAAPEQM, encoded by the coding sequence ATGCACGTTCGTGACCTTGTTGCGGCCCGCGTGACTGAGGCCCTCAACAAAGCGCAGACAGATCAGGCCCTTCCCACTGTTCCGGCACCCGGCAGCATCGTGGAACGCCCGCAGAACCCTGAGCACGGCGACTTCGCCAGCAGCGCTCCGCTCAAACTCGCCCGCACCATGCGTATGGCCCCCATGGACATCGCCCAGGCCCTCGCCGACTGCATTGCCATCGACCGCGAGATCGCGACAGTGGAAATTGCACCGCCCGGCTTCATCAATTTCACCCTCTCACCCGAGTGGCTGCAGCAACAAGTCGAAACGATACTCAAGGCAGGCGAGTCTTTCGGTTCCACGGACGCGGGCGCGGGCAAGCGTGTGCAGGTAGAGTTCGTCAGCGTCAACCCGACGGGCCCTGTCCACGTCGGCCACGCACGCGGCGCGGTCATCGGCAGCGTGCTCGCGTCGAGCCTCGCCGCCGCCGGCTACGAGGTCTCCCGCGAGTACTACCTGAACGACGCGGGCAGCCAAATAGACCTCTTCCACCAGTCACTGTTCGCCCGGTACGCACAGACGCTCGGCCGGGACGTCGAGTTGCCCGCCAGTGGGTACCAGGGCGACTACATGACGGAGTTCGGCGCGGATCTCGCGCAGGCCCATGGCGACGCCTTCCTGCAGATGCCCGAGGACGAGGGCGTCCGCGCAGTCGGCGTCATCGGCATCGAGCGCATGATTAAGAATATCCGGGACGACCTCGCCGCCCTCCGCGTCGAGTTCGACGTGTGGTTCAGCGAGCAAAGCCTCTTCGAGGCATCTGATTACGACACCGCCATGTTGATGCTCCGCGAGGGCGGGCACGTGACGGAGCGCGAGGGCGCGACGTGGTTTGTGTCCACCGCTCTCGGCGAGGACAAGGACAACGTTCTCATCCGCTCCAACGGCCTCCCTACCTACTTCGCCTCTGACGCCGCTTACCACTACAACAAATTCGTGGTGCGCAGCTTTGACCTCGTGACGGACATCTGGGGAGCGGACCACCAGGGCCACGTGAATCGCGTCAAGGCCGTCGTGGGCGCTCTCGGCGTGGACCCCGACCGGCTCAACATCATCATCGGCCAGATGGTCGCCCTGAAGCGCGGCGGCGAGTCCGTGCGAGCGTCCAAGCGCACCGGCGACATCATCACATTGCGCGAGCTCGTCGACGAAGTGGGCCCTGACGCCTGCCGCTACTTCTTCCTGTCGCGCTCGGCCGAGGCCCAGATGGAGTTTGACCTGGAGCTCGCCACCAAGGAGTCCCAGGAAAACCCCGTCTACTATTTGCAGTACGCCCACGCTCGAATCGCCGGGATCCTTCGCAACGCGCGCGAACGGGGGCTCGACTTCGCTGAGGGAGACGTGCACTTGCTCCGCGAGCCCGAGGAGCTCGCGCTGGTACGCCAGCTCCTTCTCTTGCCCGAGATCATCGAGACCATCGCCGAGACGATGGAGCCGCACCGGCTGCCCCACTACACGCTGGAGCTAGCCACCGCCTTTCACTGGTTCTATGACCAGTGCCGCGTCATTTCCGACGATGAGTCACTCACAAAGGCAAGACTCAAGCTGGTGGAGGCGTCACGGATTGGTCTGGCGCGGTGCCTGTCGCTGATGGGCATGGCCGCGCCCGAGCAGATGTAG